A genomic window from Variovorax paradoxus includes:
- a CDS encoding FAD-dependent monooxygenase → MPAHILVAGGGIGGLATALALSRGRHRVDVFEQAAVFGEIGAGVQLGPNATRRLQQLDLGPGLAAIAARPDALVVHSAESGSELARMPLADAMQQRYGSPYFCVHRADLHGLLLDAVRARGTGTLVTGAQIKQVETSDDLVCLSSTDARAWEGEAVVGADGLWSMVRRQLDCASAAQPPRVTGHTAWRALIEQSSLPAALRRKQVDVWLGPRLHAVAYPVRGGDWLNVVVIAESAPAGEARDWDQSSSIAALKQAMGRSCAGLQSLLDAMPGWRAWSLGDRAPVTSAAEMAHERVALVGDAAHPMVPYLAQGAGMAIEDAVALADALGDSSAAGVPAAFARYAEARWARNAQVQARARRNGEIFHATGAVRLGRDMAMRLLGAKLLDQPWLYGG, encoded by the coding sequence GGCGAAATCGGCGCCGGCGTGCAGCTCGGGCCCAATGCCACGCGGCGTCTTCAGCAACTCGATCTGGGCCCCGGGCTCGCGGCCATCGCGGCGCGGCCCGATGCGCTGGTGGTGCACAGCGCCGAAAGCGGCTCCGAACTCGCCCGAATGCCGCTGGCCGATGCCATGCAGCAGCGCTACGGCTCTCCCTACTTCTGCGTACATCGCGCCGACCTGCACGGTCTGCTGCTCGATGCCGTGCGCGCGCGCGGCACCGGCACGCTCGTGACTGGCGCGCAGATCAAGCAGGTGGAAACCAGCGACGACCTCGTCTGCCTGTCGAGCACCGACGCGCGCGCCTGGGAGGGCGAAGCCGTCGTCGGGGCCGACGGCCTCTGGAGCATGGTACGGCGGCAGCTCGATTGCGCGTCTGCCGCGCAGCCGCCGCGCGTTACCGGCCACACGGCCTGGCGCGCGCTGATCGAGCAATCGAGCCTGCCCGCCGCATTGCGCCGCAAGCAGGTCGATGTGTGGCTCGGCCCGCGCTTGCATGCGGTGGCGTACCCGGTGCGCGGCGGCGACTGGCTCAACGTGGTGGTGATCGCCGAATCGGCCCCGGCCGGCGAAGCGCGCGATTGGGACCAGTCCAGCAGCATCGCCGCCCTGAAGCAGGCCATGGGCCGCAGCTGCGCTGGACTGCAGTCGTTGCTCGATGCCATGCCCGGCTGGCGCGCATGGTCGCTCGGAGACCGGGCCCCCGTGACCAGCGCAGCCGAGATGGCGCATGAACGTGTCGCGCTGGTGGGCGATGCCGCGCATCCGATGGTGCCGTACCTCGCGCAGGGCGCGGGCATGGCCATCGAGGATGCAGTGGCGTTGGCCGATGCGCTTGGTGACAGCAGCGCGGCTGGTGTGCCGGCTGCCTTCGCACGCTATGCCGAGGCGCGCTGGGCGCGTAACGCGCAGGTGCAGGCGCGTGCGCGCCGCAACGGCGAGATCTTCCACGCCACGGGGGCAGTGCGCCTGGGCCGCGACATGGCGATGCGCCTGCTGGGCGCAAAGCTGCTCGATCAGCCCTGGCTATACGGCGGCTGA